From Channa argus isolate prfri chromosome 21, Channa argus male v1.0, whole genome shotgun sequence, one genomic window encodes:
- the LOC137106423 gene encoding protein phosphatase 1H-like — MLTRVKSAVAGFMGGIMAGGGSGAGGNAGSELPLKFPYMRPEFLGLSADEIECSADHVARPILILKETRRLPWATGYAEVINAGKSALNEDQACCDVVVARRRPMSYCPPSTPSKTPTAKRRNSLPNGEGLGLRMEPGKLGEDSEKVLFHYWALFDGHAGSGAAVVASRLLHHHIACQLQTVIEILRNPAFLPPTVLGEEPDNDPYLQGNTPGPHRALTRAASLRGAAGAPGSPCNTPPPPRFFTEKKIQHESLVIGAIENAFKEMDAQIEREKQVYNITGGCTALTVVYLLGKLYVGNAGDSRAIIIRKNEIIPMSAEFTPESERQRLQYLGFMQPHLLGNEFTHLEFPRRVQRKEIGKRMLYRDFTMNGWAYKTIEDEDLKFPLIYGEGKKARVLATIGVTRGLGDHDLKVHDSNIYIKPFLSCCPEVKVYNLMQYEHGADDVLVMGTDGLWDVLSNQEVAEAVTTFLANCDPDDLHRYTMAAQDLVMRARGVLRDRGWRITSERLGSGDDISVFIIPLMYGNRQP; from the exons ATGCTCACGCGGGTCAAGTCCGCTGTAGCCGGGTTTATGGGTGGAATCATGGCCGGAGGTGGCTCCGGAGCAGGGGGCAATGCTGGTTCCGAGCTGCCGCTCAAATTCCCATATATGAGACCCGAGTTCCTCGGACTGTCGGCGGATGAGATCGAGTGTTCCGCGGACCACGTAGCCCGGCCCATTCTCATCCTGAAGGAAACCAGGAGATTACCGTGGGCCACGGGATATGCTGA AGTAATTAATGCTGGTAAGAGTGCACTGAATGAGGACCAGGCCTGCTGTGATGTGGTGGTGGCCAGAAGGAGGCCAATGAGCTACTGTCCTCCTTCCACACCTAGCAAGACCCCCACCGCCAAGAGACGCAACTCCCTGCCCAACGGAGAGGGCCTGGGGCTCCGCATGGAGCCAGGCAAACTGGGAGAG GACAGTGAGAAGGTGTTGTTCCACTACTGGGCTTTGTTTGATGGCCATGCTGGTTCAGGTGCGGCAGTTGTTGCCTCCCGTCTGCTGCACCACCACATCGCCTGCCAGCTCCAGACCGTCATCGAGATTTTGCGCAACCCGGCCTTTCTGCCCCCAACTGTGCTTGGGGAGGAGCCCGACAACGACCCCTACCTCCAGGGAAACACCCCAGGCCCTCACCGTGCCCTGACCCGAGCTGCTTCACTGCGCGGGGCTGCAGGTGCACCAGGTTCCCCATGCAACACCCCACCACCTCCTCGCTTTTTTACTGAGAAGAAGATCCAGCATGAAAGCCTGGTGATAGGAGCCATAGAAAACGCCTTTAAAGAAatg GATGCTCAGATTGAGAGGGAGAAACAAGTTTACAACATCACAGGAGGATGCACAGCTCTGACTGTGGTTTACCTGCTAGGAAAACTATATGTTGGGAATGCAGGTgacagcag GGCTatcattattagaaaaaatgaGATCATTCCCATGTCAGCAGAGTTCACACCGGAATCAGAAAGACAGCGACTTCAGTACCTG GGTTTCATGCAGCCTCACCTGTTAGGAAATGAGTTCACGCACCTGGAATTTCCCCGGAGAGTGCAGAGGAAGGAGATAGGCAAGAGGATGCTCTACCGAGACTTCACCATGAACGGATG GGCTTATAAGACCATCGAGGATGAAGATCTCAAATTTCCACTAATATACGGAGAAGGGAAAAAG GCACGGGTGCTGGCCACCATCGGTGTGACGCGAGGGCTCGGTGACCACGACCTCAAAGTTCACGACTCCAACATTTACATAAAGCCATTTCTTTCCTGTTGTCCTGAG GTGAAAGTATATAACCTGATGCAGTACGAGCATGGAGCTGATGATGTTCTAGTAATGGGAACGGACGGACTGTGGGATGTCCTGTCCAACCAGGAAGTAGCCGAGGCAGTCACTACTTTCCTAGCCAATTGTGACCCTGATGACCTTCACAG GTATACAATGGCAGCACAGGACCTGGTGATGCGAGCGCGTGGCGTGCTGAGGGACAGAGGCTGGAGGATCACCAGTGAGCGTCTGGGCTCTGGAGACGACATCTCCGTCTTCATCATACCGCTGATGTACGGAAACCGTCAGCCCTGA